One window of Nicotiana tomentosiformis chromosome 11, ASM39032v3, whole genome shotgun sequence genomic DNA carries:
- the LOC104092549 gene encoding FCS-Like Zinc finger 14-like isoform X2, producing the protein MAEVKGNKKRLSINLSLFTLTDHNGSNKSPKKFEDPNGAVVGLGIVAALTNNSNNSRAAILAISPRSTSSNPIPIFTANNSNNNCNNNKTKKKKKSKRPSTEEMEMCEEYTCVISHVGTNLIKKREYFDGEFIGNTNSQKAATATVNHGDTMKFRTADFLNSCFLCKKQLQGLDIFMYRKNLSHMFWIRTCLLELHTQRGEGIL; encoded by the exons ATGGCTGAAgtgaaaggaaacaagaagaggctGTCAATAAATCTTTCCCTTTTTACCCTCACTGATCACAACGGCAGCAATAAATCTCCTAAGAAATTTGAGGACCCAAATGGTGCTGTTGTTGGGCTTGGAATTGTGGCAGCTTTGACTAATAACAGTAATAATAGTAGAGCTGCAATTCTTGCAATATCTCCAAGATCAACTAGTTCAAACCCAATCCCAATTTTCACTgctaataatagtaataataattgtaataataataaaactaagaagaagaagaagagtaagAGGCCAAGTACTGAAGAAATGGAGATGTGTGAGGAGTACACGTGTGTGATTTCTCATGTGGGTACCAATTTGATTAAGAAAAGAGAGTATTTTGATGGTGAATTCATAGGAAACACCAACTCCCAAAAAGCTGCTACTGCTACTGTTAATCATGGTGATACAATGAAATTTAGGACAGCTGATTTCTTGAATTCTTGCTTTCTTTGCAAGAAGCAGCTTCAGGGTTTGGATATTTTCATGTACAG GAAGAATCTTTCTCATATGTTTTGGATTAGGACATGTTTGCTTGAATTACACACTCAA AGGGGAGAAGGCATTTTGTAG
- the LOC104092549 gene encoding FCS-Like Zinc finger 14-like isoform X1 translates to MAEVKGNKKRLSINLSLFTLTDHNGSNKSPKKFEDPNGAVVGLGIVAALTNNSNNSRAAILAISPRSTSSNPIPIFTANNSNNNCNNNKTKKKKKSKRPSTEEMEMCEEYTCVISHVGTNLIKKREYFDGEFIGNTNSQKAATATVNHGDTMKFRTADFLNSCFLCKKQLQGLDIFMYRGEKAFCSAECRCTQISIDEHKEKCGMKSLSDYSVSPCSGAMQFFTGVAVA, encoded by the exons ATGGCTGAAgtgaaaggaaacaagaagaggctGTCAATAAATCTTTCCCTTTTTACCCTCACTGATCACAACGGCAGCAATAAATCTCCTAAGAAATTTGAGGACCCAAATGGTGCTGTTGTTGGGCTTGGAATTGTGGCAGCTTTGACTAATAACAGTAATAATAGTAGAGCTGCAATTCTTGCAATATCTCCAAGATCAACTAGTTCAAACCCAATCCCAATTTTCACTgctaataatagtaataataattgtaataataataaaactaagaagaagaagaagagtaagAGGCCAAGTACTGAAGAAATGGAGATGTGTGAGGAGTACACGTGTGTGATTTCTCATGTGGGTACCAATTTGATTAAGAAAAGAGAGTATTTTGATGGTGAATTCATAGGAAACACCAACTCCCAAAAAGCTGCTACTGCTACTGTTAATCATGGTGATACAATGAAATTTAGGACAGCTGATTTCTTGAATTCTTGCTTTCTTTGCAAGAAGCAGCTTCAGGGTTTGGATATTTTCATGTACAG AGGGGAGAAGGCATTTTGTAGTGCAGAGTGTCGTTGCACACAAATATCAATCGATGAACACAAAGAGAAATGTGGCATGAAATCGCTTAGCGACTACTCTGTTTCTCCTTGCTCGGGTGCAATGCAGTTTTTCACTGGCGTCGCCGTGGCATAA